A genomic segment from Burkholderia plantarii encodes:
- a CDS encoding ATP-binding cassette domain-containing protein, which produces MSALTGSETTKTKQELTRRVLIKTASLELSERENSKSKQAYDFVTRYGIPRAVYLPTRITSLATSLTSLGGATLVTMKTSPYAGIFVILFALPTFFLTAAVESKKRGMQNNFHEDYARSSYIELLLTNLLYAKEVLFFGLKDKLINLYDAYNHKINKKTNDHSWFAIYTLFTSDFLGVISVYAVYCATAVAAAQGKVSIGSAASILLCCRQVQSSFSLFLTTISSLQSELTEASSVPQYILDDPNTAANRPALPCISSEEKGIVFENVWFKYPDTEDYCLCNINFCIPPKSSFAIVGINGAGKTTLLKLICGLYKPTRGQARLDGVDIYSIDRAYLRTRMSAIFQDYAKYQFPVDLNIGIGAVGEPREERLWWAAECASASDLIKKLPAGLDTQLGRAFKGGIDLSGGEWQRIAAARAYAPDADVLVLDEPTASLDVVNEMRLTNEFLLSKKSKTVILVSHRFGSVRRADQIALISEGTISEIGSHDELMSLRSGYHYLFNTHAEQFFSNEE; this is translated from the coding sequence ATGTCTGCCTTAACTGGATCGGAAACCACAAAAACCAAGCAAGAGTTGACACGCCGAGTCCTAATCAAGACGGCAAGCCTTGAACTGTCAGAGCGGGAAAATTCAAAAAGCAAGCAAGCCTACGATTTTGTGACGCGATACGGGATTCCACGCGCGGTTTATTTGCCGACACGAATTACCTCACTTGCGACATCTCTCACCTCATTGGGAGGAGCAACGCTTGTCACAATGAAAACATCCCCGTACGCTGGAATTTTTGTCATCCTGTTCGCCCTGCCGACTTTCTTCTTGACCGCGGCAGTGGAAAGCAAGAAAAGAGGAATGCAAAATAATTTCCATGAAGATTACGCAAGGTCCTCGTACATAGAGCTACTACTAACAAATCTTTTGTATGCAAAAGAAGTTTTATTCTTTGGATTAAAAGATAAACTAATAAATCTGTACGACGCGTATAATCACAAAATAAACAAAAAAACCAATGACCATTCATGGTTCGCGATCTACACATTATTTACGTCTGATTTTCTGGGAGTGATTTCCGTTTATGCTGTATATTGCGCCACCGCAGTTGCTGCAGCACAGGGAAAAGTCAGCATCGGATCAGCAGCATCGATTCTTTTATGCTGTCGCCAGGTACAAAGTAGCTTTTCGCTATTCCTGACTACGATTTCTTCGTTGCAAAGCGAATTGACAGAGGCCAGTTCCGTTCCACAGTACATATTGGATGATCCAAACACGGCAGCAAACCGGCCAGCCTTGCCTTGCATAAGTAGCGAGGAAAAAGGAATTGTCTTTGAAAACGTATGGTTTAAATACCCTGACACCGAAGATTACTGCCTATGCAATATTAATTTTTGCATACCACCAAAATCCTCCTTCGCTATTGTAGGAATAAACGGCGCTGGTAAAACCACTCTTCTGAAACTGATTTGCGGTCTTTACAAGCCGACGCGAGGACAAGCGCGGCTGGACGGTGTTGACATCTACTCAATAGACCGAGCCTATTTGAGAACTCGAATGTCGGCAATATTTCAGGATTACGCAAAGTATCAGTTCCCAGTTGACCTCAACATTGGAATAGGTGCGGTGGGAGAACCGCGAGAAGAACGCCTCTGGTGGGCAGCAGAATGTGCATCCGCGTCAGATTTAATAAAGAAATTGCCGGCCGGACTTGACACACAGCTCGGAAGAGCGTTCAAAGGCGGTATCGATCTGTCAGGTGGTGAGTGGCAACGCATAGCTGCGGCGCGGGCATACGCACCAGATGCTGACGTCTTAGTTCTCGATGAACCGACGGCGTCACTAGACGTTGTAAACGAGATGCGTCTGACCAATGAATTTCTATTATCAAAAAAATCGAAGACCGTTATCTTGGTCTCACACCGATTCGGATCGGTAAGGCGGGCGGATCAAATTGCGTTAATTTCCGAGGGCACCATTTCGGAGATTGGCTCACATGACGAACTCATGTCACTTCGATCTGGTTACCATTACCTATTTAATACTCATGCTGAGCAATTTTTCTCAAATGAGGAGTGA
- a CDS encoding efflux RND transporter periplasmic adaptor subunit, which produces MNNKIFTYGVATLCIAVAAVSVYRYARHDKPNIQYLTVPVSYQDVESTVEAVGTIRAADLVSVGAQVNGQIKSLHVALGDHVRKGQLIAEIDSKPQIYALDTAQAQLQSAVATLHSSEASLVQARLALERQKELVEHDAGSHADFETARAAFDVARANVETSHAQIKVAQVNVDTARVTLGYTHIVAPSDGEIVAMLAVAGQTVNANQTTPNLVKIARLDTVEVKAQISEADVVRLKPGLPAYFTILGDASHRYETTLKAIEPAPDSILTDTTTSANTTSSATNTAVYYNGLLDMPNPDNRLRISMTAQVSIVLARARHATVVPVAALVAPAHDGRATVRLLGADGNVASRAIRTGIANDTVIQVLGGLGMDDRVIVGQASGAGTRDPYSMSR; this is translated from the coding sequence TTGAACAACAAAATTTTCACATATGGTGTCGCGACGCTGTGCATCGCTGTGGCCGCCGTCTCTGTATATCGGTATGCACGGCATGACAAGCCGAATATTCAATACCTTACCGTTCCTGTCTCGTATCAGGACGTCGAATCCACCGTCGAGGCCGTAGGTACGATCCGCGCGGCCGATCTCGTGAGCGTCGGCGCGCAAGTCAACGGACAGATCAAGTCGTTGCACGTGGCACTTGGCGACCACGTCAGGAAAGGTCAGCTGATCGCGGAAATCGACTCGAAGCCACAGATCTACGCATTGGACACGGCGCAGGCGCAATTGCAAAGCGCGGTGGCCACGCTGCATTCGAGCGAGGCATCGCTTGTCCAGGCCAGGCTCGCGCTGGAACGGCAGAAGGAACTCGTTGAACACGACGCCGGTTCGCATGCCGATTTCGAAACGGCACGGGCGGCCTTCGATGTGGCTCGCGCCAACGTCGAAACGAGCCATGCCCAGATCAAGGTCGCGCAGGTCAACGTGGATACCGCGCGCGTCACGCTCGGCTACACGCACATCGTTGCGCCGAGCGACGGGGAGATTGTCGCCATGCTCGCCGTCGCGGGCCAGACGGTGAACGCAAACCAGACCACGCCCAATCTGGTCAAGATCGCACGCCTGGACACGGTGGAGGTCAAGGCGCAGATCTCGGAGGCCGACGTCGTGCGGCTCAAGCCCGGTCTGCCCGCCTATTTCACGATTCTCGGCGACGCGTCCCATCGGTATGAAACCACGCTCAAGGCCATCGAGCCCGCACCGGACTCGATCCTGACCGACACGACGACGAGTGCCAACACCACTTCGTCGGCAACGAATACGGCCGTCTACTACAACGGCCTGCTCGACATGCCGAATCCCGATAACCGGCTTCGCATCTCGATGACGGCGCAGGTGTCGATCGTGCTTGCACGGGCACGACACGCGACGGTCGTGCCGGTTGCGGCGCTGGTTGCACCGGCACACGACGGACGGGCAACGGTGCGGCTCCTGGGGGCCGACGGCAACGTCGCCAGCCGGGCGATACGAACCGGCATTGCCAACGATACCGTCATTCAGGTTCTCGGCGGGCTGGGAATGGACGATCGAGTCATCGTCGGCCAGGCCTCGGGCGCGGGGACGCGTGATCCGTACAGCATGTCGAGGTAA